Within Cydia fagiglandana chromosome 10, ilCydFagi1.1, whole genome shotgun sequence, the genomic segment CATGTTGTTACGTCCACTTCCCCGAACAAATTATAAACCTTTTTATTGTATGAAATATACGAAACTGTAAATTAGGTTAAGAAGCTTACTCTCCATTAAAAACGGGGAGAAATGTTACATATGCTACTGTATGCATGTACTTATAATAAGGTATCATTGCGAATAAATGTCAGTGCGTATCTGAGCAGCCTTCGTTTCACTCGTCCCGTTCCGATAtccaacaataataaaattattaggcATTGATAATGTTATCTTGGATGCCATTAAGAGGTTGTGcgcaaatcacgcgaggtgttttcggctactttttgagcccccctcccccttggtgatatttggtgaggtttttggctaccccccctcccccaacacaacctcacgtgtattttttcttGAAATATTTCATTCGacataattttaagataaatagtattgtatatagaaaatcttgcttatttttctattttcgttaaataaactcgctattttgaaatgcagagtgaagatttatgtttaacgaaaccgcgaataagtatctactcatgtggtaggttttttttcttagtttcgtccactgtagaaaaatacatgtgaggtttccttatacccccctcccccaacgtgatctatcgtgattttttcgtgaccccccctccccctgtcGAACCtcacgtgatttgtgcacaacccctaagagGCATGTGAGGGAGATGTCCTACTCTGGTTGAAAAGTCTGTTAAATGGTGACCAGCTTTATACCATCTTATTCTAAAGGATTCTAGGGCCTTCATTAAGATATAATATAGGTAACGTAAAAATCATAAAACTACTAGAAGGTAAAGCTGTTTTAATCCATATTGATTGTGAATGTtgttttagaaatattttttttatttgcaactGTCGATTGTTTTAATTGTTTTGACAATGTACCTTGACACAGTTATTATAAAGTCTATATTACAAGCATGATATCTTTTGGAATTCTTGATTTACTTACGCCTTTACGTAGATTGTATTAAGatagaaataataatttaaaatcatcTGCCAGTCCAAACTGTTTAGCAGGCaccagggccctatttcaccaacgtgacaaatgtcacatttttccacatcactgttactgacgtcacaggcctccataggctacggtaaccgcttaccatatgacgggcggtgtggttgtttgtcaccaacatgttaatttaaaaaaaaactccactatatcggcagtaaataagtacttattttgcaaagctaatgacaattgtcacaagaaatacgacaattgtcacgaaattccgacacagaacgacttgtcgaattgtcgcacctgtcacgttggtgaaataggggcctgttTGCAAAAACATCTCTATCTCACATAGAATGGTTTTGTTTGTTATCTATTTGTTATGTAATCATTTATAAGTAACTATGTATTTGtttgaatattttaaattagAGAAACAATTATGACTTATTAGCATAGTAAAGTATTTATCCATATATCTTACTATGATTATCTATAACAGTCATTTATGACTTCTATGAATCAGTAATATGAACAATAACAAAGTTGTTTACAAACATGCCTTAAAATATTCAGTAGGTTGGGAATTCCAGAAGTTGTTTGTTTCATTTCATATCCTATcaagtatagtttgtcaaaggactgtctcatttcaatcatagacaagagaatcatactatctttgtcttacacaagtactagcacccaaaagaaaaggatgagtatagccTTCCTGGttgttactgactgacaaattggtttgaccaactatacctagtAAATAACcaaatattctttttagtttTAACTCCCTTGTAAGTTGCAAGACCCAATTATTTAtagcttttgaatttggaactttcttctatttctataaagagTCCTAAGCTCGAAATTAATTTGTACAGtcatcgtcaaaaatatgtttacacttttgcaccttactcctttgtaataaggcaaaaagtgtaaacatatctttgacatcAACTGTACGTAAGTATGCAGGGACTTATAAGAATATAAAAATCAGACCTGTTCCATAGTCAGGTGAGTAGGCGCTGATGATGACAGTTGTGTGTGCTGTGGCTGAACGCTGGGTGTGAACGGTGGCAACACTGTGGAGGCGGGCACGGACTGGCCCAGGGCTATCTCCCCACTGTAGCCATCCAGCCTTAACAGCAGCTCTGGCAACTGGTTCATAGGCTGAGCAAAACTGGACGATGCCGAGCTGTGTTGACTAGATGGAGAAAATGCCAGCTGTGCTCGACTGTACGGACTACAGGGACTCTCTGAAGCAGGCACATTAGGCACTTGAATAGAGTGAGGAGCGCGTCGCGACCCGCTCATGGCTCCACCTATTTGAATACAATAGCCATTCTCCTCAGGCAGAAGTAAATCGTCAAAATTTAGGTCATCTAGCAATGTATCTGGGTTAGCGTTTAATTCGGCAAGAGTCGGCCCTAGTATTAAATCGGCTTTGTCTACTTGAAATATGTCATCATCATCCATTTTGAAGGTTTCAGTTTTGGTAGAATTGTCTGTGTCGAACGCCATTTTACTGTACGTCATTGTGGGGGCATAGGAGCCTGAGAGGCTGTCCTGCAGACACAGGTCCAGGTCTGTGCCGAAGTCGCTGAGGTCCGTGCGCCGCTGCGGGATCGGCACGGAGGCCGACACCGACGACCCGAGCTCGAACGGGGACTCCTGTTTGATCTCCACCCCCCCATCTAATAGAAAGTCATGTGTGTAAATAGAATCAGACATTGCACGTGTTTGCGTAGCGCGACCTTGACTTAAAATCGTCTCGTTGATAGAGGCGCGCGCTTCCGTCTTTATCGATCGATTCGCTGCGAGACCCACGTGTCCCTGTTTGTGTTTATTTATTCCATCAGATTGTTTATACAGACACTATATTTACACTGACCACTGTTTTACCATAGTTAGCAGAACTGAACATGATATTTATCAGTTACATAACTATATTAGAGCATATTAATTTGTAAGAACTTGGTTATTCCATAGACGCGATTATTCACAATGACTTTTGATATCGAATTTGTCAGTAGGGCAAAAAATAGTTTCACAATTACTTGCAACTTTATTCGCACTTCAAGTCATCACATTCGGGACGAAAATAATGACGAAACAAGATATTTTCAACTAGAATTCAGATTCacttaaattgaaaatatttttatcacgACAATAACAAAAACACTCGCCCGTGTACAGTCGCGGAGTaaacaaagtaagtaagtacatatctaTAATATGTGGTGTATATATTTAGCATATTCAAAGGTCATTAAAAAGGGATACCTTATATGCCACAATCAATAGATAGACAGAGATAGACAACGAATGGTGGGGAGAATAGTGTGATATAGAAATGTATAATGCGAGGATGACGTTTTTCCGGTATTTCTAAAGGTAGGTATACAACAAACAAGAAACTTGTAAGAAATTGTAATGAGAACCAGTAAATCATCTAATAAACAAAAACactgttatattttattatacatcgTGGGAAACATATTTCGCATTGTTTCAATATGTATacgaatatttaatttttttaggaATTGCTTTCCTTTGATGTATAACTACCTTACAGTAACTTTTTAAATTgatggtttaaaaaaaatattttcatagatgTCGTAACCAACCAGCTGAACGTCAAATTAAAAGCGTAGtgctaaataatattatttaaatttaatattattatgggTGACGACAATTCAAATTCCAGTAAAAAATGTGATACAAATAAgtgtaatgttttaataattggCGGCGGCATGGCCGGTCTGGCTGCCGCCAATGAACTTATCAAAAATGGTATGGACGACTTTAGAATATTAGAAGCAAGGAAACGAATCGGTGGTAGGATTATTTCTATTCCACTAAAAAACCACGAAGTGGAGTTAGGGGCGAACTGGATTCATGGAGTTCTCGGTAACCCGATATTCGATATAGCTATGGCTAATGGTCTAgtaaacataataaatatacctaagCCACACAAAGTGATAGCGGCGACTGAGGACGGCAAACAGGTGCCGTTTGGTGTGCTGCACGAGATCCATGAGGCGTACGTGGTGTTCTTGCGGCGCTGTGAGGAGTACTTCCTGTGCCAGTACCTGCCCCCGCCAGATATTCATAGTGTTGGAGAGCATATAAACCTGGAGGCCACCATATACCTTGAGCGTCTTCCTGACTCTGAAGAGAAAAAACTCCGCCGGCTTATATTTGACTGCTTGTTAAAACGGGAAACATGTATATCAGGTTGCAACAGCATGGATGAAATAGATCTTTTAGAATTAGGCAGCTACACAGAACTCCAAGGTGGCAACATCATGATCCCTAAAGGTTACAGCTCTATATTACAACctatgttaaaaaatattccacctgaaaaaattatatctaatcacccagtaaaaaaaattgtctggGATTCTGACCAGCACAGTACACGGCCTGAAGATTTGGGAGAGGAGTCTGAAGACTCAGACCAGACAGTGATAGAAGATATTACTAAGACCTCTACCTCTGAGTCTATGGTTAACCCTAGTGAAGGAAGTTTAATGTCTGAAAATGCGCACAaaccaaagaaaaaaaatggacaTTATGTTGAAGTTATCTGTGAGAATGGAGAGACTTTTTTTGCTAATCATGTGATATGTACAATACCTCTTGGTGTGCTCAAAGAGACTGCCAAGGATCTCTTCCAGCCTTCGTTGCCTCAGTACAAAATGGAATCAATAGAAAGACTGCTATTTGGCacagtgaataaaatatttttggaatatGAGAGACCATTCTTAAATCCTGATATTACAGAAATAATGTTGTTATGGGAGAGTCCGACGACACCTGAAGACATTGCCGAGTCGTGGTATAAGAAGATTTACTCATTTAGTAAAGTTACAGAGACCTTGTTGTTGGGCTGGGTGTCAGGGAGAGAGGCGGAATATGTGGAGACATTAACTATGGATCAAGTTGCCACAGCTTGCACAAACATTTTAAGGAAATTCTTGAATGATCCCTTTGTACCAGAGCCGCAGAAATGTGTATGGTCAGTATGTCTCTAGATATTTAATGTATCAACCTATGTTGACCCTAATCCCAAGGAGTTTTTTAACAGATTTTTTAATACACATAGTTCAATAGTTGGATgacaatgaaaaataaatatcaattagttgatctgatgatgatgatggagctAAAATGTGACCATAAAAATGCAAATAAGATCAAAACGCCAACAATTATTAAACTTGTATGCCTGTAAGCCTGTAACATAGCCAGATGCTAAACATGTCATGCTGAATGTGGCTTAAATATGTTAGTTACCAATTGCatgtatattttaattactaatatttattatattgtattattaCAGTACAAGTTGGAACAAGCAGCCCTACACGCGAGGCTCATATACGGCTCTTGCTGTAGGATCCAGTCAGACAGATATAGAGAGTTTAGCACAGCCACTATTCAGAAATGTTCATGATAAAAAggtgatttgtttttatttattggtaatacaattaaatttatttttgataatCACTAATGACGGAGTGCCCATTCAAAAATTGGAATGTCTGCAGGGTAATAAATGGGTGTTCATTATCTATTATCTTTCACGACTCATTATTGCATAGCGCCATTTACTTCGTCTGTTAAAACCCTTAACTATGCTAATGAGAAATACGCTAGACATTTAGGAGTTTTTGGATTCAAATTATGGCTGATTTCAAAAAGAGTTTCATAGTCActttttaaaaagatataaaactGAAAGTAATGATCAATTCCAGCCCACGCTGGTGTTTGCCGGCGAGCACACGCACAGCAGCTACTACTCGACGGTGCACGGCGCCTACCTGTCGGGGCAGGCGGCCGCGCGCCGCctggccgcgcccgcgccgcccgtgCTCGCCGGCGCCAGCGAGCCCGACCTCACCGCCTGGATAGAGGGCATACAGCTAGGATAAAACTGGTATCTAACTGAACATGTAAAATGCATAAATAAATGACAGGTTATGGGGATTACAAATTAATACACAGTTAAGGACCTATAATTTTAATTAGTCTAAAGTTTAGTGATTCCATTGTTgtgttaagataagataagatctTTATTTGCATACCAGTATGTTACATATAGGTTACATAGTGGACCCTGAAAGGGTATAACAAAACATTGTTCactatatacagtatgtgtctgaccatggggctttaattccagagcttgattttactcgctaaactgagctacttttactatgggaccaaccctaaaatcggggattttttttttggcttttccatagaaaacgtcgacatctgatcagccaaaatgtatgaaaaagtaaaaaaaaaattcgggatttcggggttgtgccataataaaagtagctcagtttagcgagtagaatcgagccctggatttaaagccccatggtcagtaacaccctgtatatattaattacttattacaGTCAAGCTGTTTGCGCTTATATACATGCGTGAAAGTGTGTAATCGTATACTGTGACGTttcgtaacacaatggaatcaattaacttagGATTAATTGCTGGTCCTTAACTACATACGTATTTTTTTAGCAATTCACCCTTATGCCTTTATTGACACTATAGTAATTGTTACCACAAGAGACGACTAAATATTAAAGACTGCTTATCGCATTACAATGTTCACTCGATTATCTTTGGGCTCTCTACCAGATGGCGCTGTAATACAACCGAATTCATATTTCCTGAATAAGTAAAAATCATCGAGATAAACATTTATCAGCTTGCAATTTTCTAAGGCCATTTCAAGGCTTCACCGTATTTAACCGTGTCTGGTAAAAGTAAAGTTTTGTATTTACGCCTAGCATTGTTGCATACTGTACAAATCATTAATTAGATGATTGGATTTAAGAGGCTTTTATTAAGGTTTGTCTAAAGCATTagagtaaaaataattattaaattgaaCACATTAGCTACTCTAAAAATGATACAATGAAGTTACCTTTGCCTTAAAAGAAAATTCCCAAAATGGTGCAGTCAGAAGGGTTGTATACAtcctatttattttagttataatTTATGTAGAAATAAGTAGCAATCGGAAGATATAACAATATTCTGTCTGTACCCTTAACCAAAGCTGAAGCTATATTGCGGAATGGAAATGAAATACCCGTCTAATGAAAAGCTTAcacatgtatgtacatattacctatgtattattatattagggTATTGTGCTCGCACGTAATACCTACCATACTTTTTTTATAGCAAAGTTTTACTACCAAAACTACTTTTttcaattaatgtttttttaagtattaaatCTCCTCAATGtaggttttattttattccaaATGAGATGTATCGATTTTATATTAAACCAACAAtataaatgtatgtatttacctactgtagaTGAATTATACAAAGTTTTGTGGGCTTTTAAAATATAGCCTTGTTATAGCCTCTTTGTTTTGTAaacatacctacctagttattaTCAGCGACGATGCTTGCTTAATACAAATTAGCAaaagattttattttacattgttTTACAGTACTTACTTATGATGCAAAAatcatgaataaaataaatttaactataGGATAAAGTAGCCTGCTCTCTATATTCTCATTATTTTGTCagtcaaggtaaactctttgtAGAATTTTCTcgcattttttaataaaaatatgagtTGCCCTATTACAGTTTTAAGATGCGTACCTACCTGCAAAGAGGATTAGaagtagagagttactgtcatggtaaattatctAGCTACAgttcatttactgccatcttttgacagaagattaaacctgtttaaacgccatttgactttgatccttattctttaacTGATATgtattaactttttaaatattaatattcacgccatctactcgagcatAGGCTGAAGGTTGTGGCGCCATCGCTCAAAAACATGGAactatacctttggcctatagtcgagtagatggcgtgaatattaatatttaataagtcaATATATATcggtgaaagaataaggatcaaagtcaaatggcgttctaacagttttatgatctgtcgaaagatggcagtgaatttacagtggctacataatttactttgacaatccgtctctatagACTTTATTCTCTTTGCTACCTGCATGACCCTATTAAAACAGTAGGACCCTAACCGCCATCTAGCTAACACCTTACTATAAAACTattatattttcatacaaagttGTGGTAgtcctaaataataaaaatcctAGATAGCGTAACTTTAGCACCGTCTACTCAACGACGTTGATgtgattatttattataatctaGGTACCTGTGTTACTTTTACTACATAAAGTCTTTGGAAAAACACAACTTTGTATGGAAATGTTTCTGTGTTATTAAACTAGTCTGCCACAACTAGACATCCCACCTAAGAATTCATTCCATATGTGTTGTTTACTGCTGAACTTCGTATGAAAATTGTGTATTACACGTACTTACGTACTTGTAATATCTGTCCACTGAAATAATGGGCATTGTATTCCCAACTCTCTATTCTACCAACAATTTTCAACCATGTCCATGATTGCCTTAGAATTAGGTGTGCAGAGGCGTACAgcagtgaaaaaaatatattcgttctaataacattaaaaattacTCCGAGAATTAAGAGATATTTTATCGGGCACTTCATGCgacataaaaatgaaataattataactagcacgattatttattatttacttccGAATTTGATCACATAATGTGCCTGATTTAGAAGCACATGGTTCCTGCTGAGTTGTTTCTAATAtagaaaaaatattacttatgaatTAAACCGAAAATCAATTTTATTGCTTTCATTGGAAAGTGACTTACTTAGTACGTGACTTCTTGTTTTAGAAGGTACCTACAGCTTTCGTGAACTGAGCCTCCGATAAGCTGATTCAGAGCAAAGAGAAAAGAGtatatagaggcggattgtcaaagtaaattatctAACCactgtacatttactgccatctttcaacAGAAGATTAAACCtcttagaacgccatttgactttgatccttattctttcactaatatgtgttaatttgttaaatattgaaattaacgcCATTTACTCGACTGTTAGGCCAAAGGTTAtagcgccatcgctcgaaaagattgcaccatacctttggcctactctcgagtagatggcgttaatattaatatttaacaaactaacacatatcagtgaaagaataatgatcaaagtcaaaatggcgttctaacaagtttaatcttctgtcgaaagatggcagtaaatgtactgtaactacataatttaccatgacagtaactctctattcgAATTCTCTTTGCTCAGAGTGTAGGTGCAAATGCTATGATAgatattatatgtaaatatttttacttttgccTTAAAAAGGTACTAATGCGTAATGTGTCTCGCATTAAATCTTTTATTAAACTATTTTAGTAACAGCTACTTTTTCAAAACATTACCTACAACATGCAGTATTAACAACCTGTGCTTTTCTAACTTCCCAAAACTAATTCAAAACACAAGTCTGGTCTGGTACCCAAATGTGGCCGCGCTTGTAACTTTTACTTTACctatagttgtgtttgctcagagcaaaaaaaggtcaaccacggcgttgcatgaacaagagatttcctttagcaggattgatccttaggacccaaggatggatttaagaagtggagccacccaggtTTTTGGtgcaggtggggggtggggggcggggggggggggggggggtttaagcgtctgcgacgtttgaggttaataattttttaagtttaggttctaagtcaagtttagaataattttcaactaaatcaaagatgtagacatagatttcatcgaaatcggttcagcgtttattgatttcccatacaatcctacaccttaactttcatttttaaggtttttttttggaataaaaactattctatgttcttccccggcactcaaactatctctataccaaattttatctaaatcggttcagcggttattgaatccccatacaaatttcctcctcccttttcacacccttaagggatgattattgagattaaaagtttgctatgttattccctgggactcaaactatctctgtaccaaattttaactaaattggttcagcagtttaagcgtgaagaggaatttaaaaaaagtacttttttcatattttatgtgtttttacttcagaatggtgtcattatgatatcagaaatgaattcggcacccccgctttatacggaaacgataccaaacttgacctagtagcttaaatgatacagatatcaagatcaactTGAGagcttcttgaatccatccctgcgtcctaaggaccaatcctgccaaaggaaatctcttgttcgtgcaacgccgtatattagctccagcgccatccaCTACTACTTATTTCAAGAGACATTAGTTTAGCAGGGACAAGTAAAAAACAAAGACAGCAGATGACACAATGTATCGTGATTTGGATCGCTTTGACCTGTTTAACTATGTTCCAACTGGGCTCGATTGCAATTATTTTCATTTGTCGAACGAATGAAAACATATTTAATATGTTATTCTTATTTAAGTTTGGTCTTAAACAGAATGTTTcgttttaattgtagttaaaaTCTATTGATGTTTTGTTGCATTTATCATTTCGAttctattaatatttaaaataggtacctaggtatttagttatttataccTACACTATATGCCTATAACTACCTaccaagaaaaaaaatgtataataaatCTGTACAAGTTGTACTCCTTTTGATTGCTTTTGACTGGCTATATTTCATGAGATTAAGGATATTGTAAGACATGAcgatgtatgtatatattatacaaTTTGCTTATAAAATGCATTTTCTTTAATATAGAGCAAATTATTAATAGaggtaaataaacaaaattttctgTTATGCATTTTCGATCGGATAGGTGTATATTCATTTTTCTAGTCAGTGAAAGTTTTTTGTATCGCTTTAATAAATCAGTTAGGATGACATGAAatgtattgtttaattttattacctatttCCTTTAATGGTTTGGCTAAAAACTGTTCTATCTAGACATTTAGGTACCTTAATCGTTTCTGTACGCGTGATATGAAGCAGCCAGCGACTGAAGTTGCTAAgtaggcgaggtgttcaaaattatccgAACAACACTATTATCAAGGGAGTAAAAACGTGCGAGGATTATATTGACCGCCTCACCCCTCACCCGCTTAAGTACAGCCAGCAGCACCGAATAAATaatgtactaggtacagaagactcactctctaacaaaacgcgtctgttacgatcattacagatatggccgctaggtgacgacagcgccacgcgtggcttatggctttccccaatattggggtggaacggatgtacttttagctacctgtagcaaagcgacgaaatcgcggagtgagccacgcctgccagcaCGCAGTAGCTGTATTATACTTACCAGCCGTTACCGCTTATTATGTCGTCACGGTGAATCTACCCATCTGCACAAAGGGTCCGCAATGCACACGTGACTTTTTTGGCAGTGCAAGCGGGCAAACACTAATTAAGCCCCCATAACATTGccacgagagctttttcaacgcgcgttaaaaaagcgctaaaatctgtccgcactctaaattcaatttaacgaccaaggcttaaagtcgaaaacccaacaacgcttgataaaaagcgccaccgctgtcgtgtgaatagatacttatccatttgtgtcattcaaacgcgcgttgaaaaagctgccgtgcgcaTGGGGCCTAGGCGAAATCCAAATTGCTGTGACAtgtggacagacagacggacatgatGAAACTTATGAGGGGCTCCATTTTGGCCATTACGGAACCCTTATAAAACGGTATTTGTTGCGCCAGGATAGAAACTTCATTAGAATAGGATGTTATCCATTTTGCAGTTTTATGATAATTATCAAATGTCTGAAATACCATGCATTGTTTTacaatgtaattaaatatgaaggAATGTGCACTTTGCAAATACTACTATGCTTTTGTTGTAGGAAAGCAAACGGTTGAATAAAGTTTCTAACCCATGACATGACAGAGTTATGCAATTAAATTTTCTTAAAATTGGCGATTTTTTCATGAGAGCTGCCTCAAGAAAGGACATGTGCAAGCACCCTTG encodes:
- the LOC134667928 gene encoding peroxisomal N(1)-acetyl-spermine/spermidine oxidase — translated: MGDDNSNSSKKCDTNKCNVLIIGGGMAGLAAANELIKNGMDDFRILEARKRIGGRIISIPLKNHEVELGANWIHGVLGNPIFDIAMANGLVNIINIPKPHKVIAATEDGKQVPFGVLHEIHEAYVVFLRRCEEYFLCQYLPPPDIHSVGEHINLEATIYLERLPDSEEKKLRRLIFDCLLKRETCISGCNSMDEIDLLELGSYTELQGGNIMIPKGYSSILQPMLKNIPPEKIISNHPVKKIVWDSDQHSTRPEDLGEESEDSDQTVIEDITKTSTSESMVNPSEGSLMSENAHKPKKKNGHYVEVICENGETFFANHVICTIPLGVLKETAKDLFQPSLPQYKMESIERLLFGTVNKIFLEYERPFLNPDITEIMLLWESPTTPEDIAESWYKKIYSFSKVTETLLLGWVSGREAEYVETLTMDQVATACTNILRKFLNDPFVPEPQKCVCTSWNKQPYTRGSYTALAVGSSQTDIESLAQPLFRNVHDKKPTLVFAGEHTHSSYYSTVHGAYLSGQAAARRLAAPAPPVLAGASEPDLTAWIEGIQLG